One segment of Zymoseptoria tritici IPO323 chromosome 2, whole genome shotgun sequence DNA contains the following:
- a CDS encoding histidine kinase (Histidine kinase) has protein sequence VLDMATEARWQSIYTRSERRFRYYLGIPLRTENNINIGALFLLDSRPRPHMDTRQMKGQGSNLAGSSQLLTPNLSRQSSAVESSGGLPSGSISTLTTGCNPRFAAYQTVDVSVAGLHSSADQIQSTQTDSASVKPGREQTFEGIARGLGNGAAPSQELEESRGRQASREARSSSSGISPSKPSATEAGQQSVFDRAAYLLREALDLEPHAGGGVVLFDTNALADNARPTVLSASSDYGDPRRMELPQRNSFESVTGTGVGAARSAYSGAIRERVVLGAASINRSSGRPPANFGRADTTFKVTLTPPELQRMCRRHPRGRLYNIPDNTGTTLFDYEGRHVSGALSAQLYEMVLIRRQFPDAKQVIFIPIFHANVNRWTSCFAFTTSRYRVFSHEMDYLPMLSFCSVVKAEMVRLGTFVADEQRGDFIGSVSHELRSPLHGILASIELLQSTDCDGFQRSCVDTMDACAHTLLDTISMVLDYNKVSNIRRASASSSNDSAHRDSKMPTTTNLRQEPLFVTDQSVDVALLTEEVVDGLAMAHLAKVRTHMDFDDTSPSFNGTLHDVGVRPSMKRVLNAMRPQVEMILDIQGTTDWYYSTQPGAIRRIVMNLFGNSLKYTKHGNITVSLRTSRVQRSADPSARSAEETPSIIKIIVKDTGHSMSPEYLKTKLFTPFAQENAKAAGTGLGLPIVKAIVNMLHGEIDIKSIVNVGTVVVVTIPMKKTTSGVTRGRTASPSSRAQTAGHFTKDSIISELQSLEAPPQTAIYEPAMEFDSFGQTQGAAAVHSALAQYLTGWFGWPVMQTWDFDIPAQILLVDEMHLATLLAQRPLFLETLSRQSIIILCANPSRQAIMSRDIRSSQVEAVCKPFGPHKLAKALSRALEKSLNQPTDAQRALSPHCRYFSARNSEQSPGNSRASSRASANTDYSGVAGSINDTQHRHLQQSRRGSSSQRIPFRSSLEASKQHFKEVSAGTDGGFPFPNSSEGRGQPQETRQDESPISPNTQPLQKKYEDRPAFLSPPSFTWTLEREQNKGKTEDSRASRDAPGTESALSSRHLVSTSGHSEELATSLVSLPREKKKSEMEIFNSASQAAPFHSTTTGSTDLWTAPSSPQTRRPRLLLVDDNKLNLQLLHTFVKQRHYGEDLCQLAEDGSQAVTVFDSFAPDIVFMDISMPVMDGIEATRCIRRIEASRRDSDKTPVDESGPRPPKPALVVALTGNAKGSDQAEALKSGVDVYMTKPCSFKRVGQLLDNWREEDRP, from the exons GTCCTTGACATGGCCACCGAAGCACGCTGGCAAAGCATCTACACTAGGTCCGAGCGACGCTTTCGCTACTATCTTGGAATTCCATTACGCACAGagaacaacatcaacatcggaGCATTGTTTTTGCTGGATTCCCGTCCGCGGCCTCATATGGACACGCGCCAAATGAAGG GCCAAGGTTCGAATCTGGCAGGCTCTTCACAGCTGCTGACTCCTAATCTATCTCGTCAGTCATCTGCTGTCGAGTCCAGTGGCGGTTTGCCTTCAGGATCGATATCCACGCTCACGACCGGATGCAACCCCCGATTTGCTGCATATCAGACTGTGGATGTGTCCGTAGCTGGGCTTCACTCCAGCGCTGATCAAATTCAGAGCACACAGACCGACTCTGCATCCGTCAAACCAGGTCGTGAACAGACTTTCGAAGGTATAGCGCGCGGGCTTGGCAACGGCGCTGCGCCGTCTCAGGAGTTGGAGGAATCACGGGGGCGACAAGCTTCGCGTGAGGCGAGGTCATCTAGCTCGGGAATCAGTCCTTCGAAGCCAAGCGCCACGGAAGCAGGCCAACAGAGCGTGTTCGATCGAGCGGCGTACCTCTTGCGAGAAGCTCTCGATCTGGAGCCTCACGCAGGAGGCGGCGTAGTGCTCTTCGATACGAATGCACTCGCAGACAATGCACGACCGACTGTGCTCAGTGCTAGCTCGGACTATGGCGATCCACGTCGTATGGAACTGCCCCAGCGAAACTCATTCGAGTCTGTCACCGGCACAGGTGTCGGGGCAGCAAGATCTGCGTACAGCGGTGCTATACGAGAGCGTGTTGTTCTGGGCGCAGCGTCCATCAACCGATCCAGCGGTCGCCCGCCAGCCAACTTCGGCCGTGCAGACACTACCTTCAAGGTCACTTTGACCCCACCCGAACTGCAACGCATGTGCAGGAGACATCCACGAGGCCGCCTGTACAATATCCCAGACAACACAGGCACTACCTTGTTCGACTACGAAGGTCGCCACGTTTCCGGTGCACTTTCTGCTCAACTGTATGAAATGGTCCTCATCCGGCGCCAATTTCCGGATGCGAAACAAGTCATCTTCATTCCCATCTTCCACGCCAATGTCAACCGttggacttcctgtttcgccttcaccacctcTCGATATCGCGTTTTCTCGCATGAGATGGACTATCTTCCCATGCTATCATTCTGCAGTGTTGTCAAAGCCGAGATGGTCCGCCTCGGGACTTTCGTGGCCGACGAGCAGAGAGGCGATTTCATTGGATCCGTTTCTCATGAGTTGAGAAGTCCGCTGCACGGAATTTTGGCCTCCATCGAGTTATTGCAATCGACGGACTGCGATGGTTTTCAAAGGTCTTGTGTGGACACCATGGACGCCTGCGCCCACACACTGCTTGACACAATCTCAATGGTACTCGACTACAACAAAGTGAGCAACATACGACGAGCCTCTGCTTCTTCATCGAATGATTCTGCGCACCGGGACTCCAAGATGCCTACCACGACCAATCTACGCCAGGAGCCACTGTTTGTAACGGATCAGTCTGTTGATGTTGCTTTATTGACGGAAGAGGTTGTCGATGGATTAGCAATGGCCCACCTGGCCAAGGTCCGGACACACATGGACTTCGACGATACATCTCCATCGTTCAACGGAACATTGCATGATGTTGGGGTACGACCCAGCATGAAGCGAGTTCTGAACGCCATGAGACCGCAGGTCGAAATGATACTCGACATTCAAGGCACGACGGACTGGTACTATTCGACTCAGCCGGGAGCGATTCGGCGAATCGTGATGAATTTGTTCGGCAATTCGCTGAAGTACACCAAGCACGGGAACATCACTGTCTCGCTACGTACGTCTCGCGTTCAAAGATCTGCGGATCCGTCGGCCAGGTCTGCAGAGGAAACGCCGTCCATCATCAAGATCATTGTGAAAGAC ACAGGGCATAGCATGTCCCCAGAATATCTCAAGACTAAATTGTTCACCCCCTTTGCCCAAGAGAACGCCAAAGCAGCAGGTACTGGGCTTGGCCTACCTATTGTCAAAGCGATTGTCAATATGCTTCACGGTGAGATTGACATCAAGTCCATCGTCAACGTTGGCACTGTCGTGGTGGTCACTATAC CGATGAAGAAAACAACATCTGGCGTCACACGTGGTCGAACTGCCAGCCCCTCTTCTAGAGCTCAAACTGCTGGACATTTCACGAAGGACTCGATCATCTCTGAGCTTCAATCCCTAGAGGCCCCACCGCAGACTGCCATTTACGAACCTGCTATGGAATTTGACAGCTTTGGTCAGACACAAggcgccgccgccgttcACTCCGCTCTTGCCCAATACTTGACCGGATGGTTCGGCTGGCCTGTAATGCAGACATGGGACTTCGACATTCCGGCTCAGATCCTTTTAGTGGATGAGATGCACTTAGCTACGTTACTCGCCCAGCGACCGCTCTTCCTGGAAACGCTCTCCCGACAAAGCATCATCATTCTTTGCGCCAATCCCTCTCGACAAGCCATCATGTCGAGAGATATCCGCAGTAGTCAAGTCGAGGCGGTTTGCAAGCCGTTTGGTCCCCACAAACTCGCCAAAGCGCTCAGCCGGGCACTTGAGAAGTCTTTGAACCAGCCTACGGATGCACAACGTGCGCTCTCGCCGCATTGTAGATACTTTTCCGCAAGAAACAGCGAGCAGAGCCCAGGCAATTCCCGAGCATCCTCACGAGCCAGTGCAAACACCGACTATTCTGGTGTAGCTGGCAGTATAAATGACACTCAGCACCGACATCTTCAACAAAGTCGACGTGGTTCATCGTCTCAGCGAATACCATTCAGGAGCTCTTTGGAAGCCTCCAAGCAACATTTCAAGGAAGTAAGCGCTGGAACAGATGGTGGCTTCCCGTTCCCAAACAGCAGTGAGGGTAGAGGTCAGCCTCAGGAGACTCGTCAGGACGAGTCTCCTATTTCGCCGAATACCCAACCTCTGCAGAAGAAGTATGAGGATAGGCCGGCATTCTTATCGCCTCCATCATTTACCTGGACTTTGGAAAGAGAACAGAACAAAGGCAAGACCGAGGATAGCCGTGCTTCTCGAGATGCTCCAGGGACAGAATCAGCTTTGAGTTCCAGACATCTGGTGAGCACCTCCGGCCATAGTGAAGAACTCGCTACCAGTCTTGTTTCGCTGCCGCGCGAGAAAAAGAAATCCGAAATGGAGATCTTTAACTCAGCGTCCCAAGCAGCCCCTTTCCACAGCACGACCACTGGATCCACGGATCTCTGGACCGCGCCCTCGTCTCCTCAAACCCGCAGGCcacggcttcttcttgtcgacGACAATAAGCTGAACCTTCAATTGCTTCACACGTTTGTTAAGCAACGCCATTACGGAGAAGATCTCTGCCAACTCGCGGAAGACGGCTCGCAAGCCGTCACGGTGTTTGACTCCTTCGCGCCCGATATTGTGTTCATGGACATATCCATGCCCGTCATGGATGGCATTGAAGCCACACGCTGCATCCGCCGGATCGAAGCCAGCCGGAGGGACAGTGACAAAACTCCGGTTGACGAAAGTGGGCCTCGGCCTCCCAAACCTGCGCTTGTGGTGGCCTTGACGGGGAATGCGAAGGGCAGCGATCAGGCAGAGGCTTTGAAGTCTGGAGTTGATGTGTACATGACGAAGCCATGCTCTTTCAAGCGCGTCGGGCAACTGTTGGACAACTGGAGGGAGGAAGACAGGCCTTGA
- a CDS encoding Ca2+/calmodulin-dependent protein kinase, with product MAGSYTGSTGTVYAVEKVLQDKGPPHGRVFLARDGRRPVVLKEIAQVWDLRRDMYARTIDSPHVRKLLDTVPAHKIFVFEYLNEDLLKLTWKKLPSPVLRSILKAGLRGLASLHEKDIVHTDVKADNFLVQIALDDDPSKIRLEKVELGDLEDSAPIPNGQSLVGAQLGNDMWRSPEAHAMGPIKTPSDMFSFGIVCLFAMTQVLPFAVDVDKLEPGIEKPVVIMERQLSYFADEDTLEGLLKYLGESNQFVQLFRVLKSGFGDHQPRRPFALWQGLDVENEDAFRDLVVKLTNFDPTKRLTASQALQHEWLRDVRDISPT from the exons ATGGCTGGAAGCTATACCGGATCGACTGGAACAGTCTATGCTGTCGAGAAGGTTCTCCAGGATAAAGGCCCTCCTCATGGGCGAGTCTTTCTGGCACG TGATGGTCGGAGGCCGGTCGTGCTGAAAGAAATCGCGCAGGTCTGGGACCTCCGACGCGATATGTATGCCCGCACCATCGATTCTCCACACGTGCGAAAGCTGCTGGACACGGTACCGGCGCACAAGATCTTTGTCTTCGAGTACCTGAACGAGGATCTGCTGAAGCTTACGTGGAAGAAGCTCCCTTCGCCTGTACTCAGGTCAATTCTGAAGGCCGGCCTCCGCGGACTCGCGTCTCTACACGAGAAGGACATCGTGCACACGG ACGTCAAAGCGGACAATTTCCTGGTTCAGATTGCTCTAGATGACGATCCAAGTAAGATCAGGCTCGAAAAAGTAGAGCTGGGCGATCTCGAGGACTCGGCTCCAATTCCGAATGGCCAAAGCCTTGTCGGCGCACAACTCGGCAATGACATGTGGCGAAGTCCTGAAGCGCATGCAATGGGACCAATCAAGACCCCCTCGGATATGTTTTCCTTCGGAATAGTC TGCTTGTTCGCCATGACTCAGGTCCTGCCGTTTGCAGTCGATGTAGACAAACTGGAGCCTGGAATCGAAAAGCCCGTAGTTATCATGGAACGACAACTGTCATACTTTGCGGACGAGGATACGCTGGAAGGCTTGCTGAAGTACCTTGGGGAGAGCAATCAGTTCGTACAGCTTTTCAGAGTCCTCAAAAGTGGCTTTGGAGACCATCAACCCAGACGACCGTTTGCACTCTGGCAGGGCCTGGATGTTGAGAACGAGGACGCTTTCAGGGATTTGGTCGTCAAGTTGACCAATTTTGACCCTACCAAGCGACTCACGGCATCACAAGCTCTGCAACACGAGTGGCTCAGAGACGTGCGGGACATATCGCCTACCTAA
- a CDS encoding 40S ribosomal protein S20 — protein MAPAATGGKKQKKKWSKGKVKDKAQHNVLLDKATNDKLQKDVQSYRLVTVAVLVDRLKINGSLARKCLADLEEKGVIKQVVNHHACKIYTRAVGGAD, from the exons ATGGCACCAGCAGCAACCGGAGGCAAGAAGCAAAAGAAGAAGTGGTCAAAGGGAAAGG TCAAGGACAAGGCCCAGCACaacgtcctcctcgacaaggCCACGAACGATAAGCTCCAGAAGGATGTCCAGTCCTACCGCCTCGTCACAGTCGCCGTTCTCGTCGACAGACTGAAGATCAACGGATCATTAGCGCGCAAGTGCCTCGCCGatttggaggagaagggtgTGATCAAGCAGGTGGTCAACCACCACGCATGCAAGATTTACA CTCGTGCTGTTGGTGGTGCCGATTAA